One stretch of Streptomyces sp. NBC_00443 DNA includes these proteins:
- a CDS encoding NTP transferase domain-containing protein has translation MTANEPTGAQGAADAVHDVAYDAVVLAGGAARRLGGVDKPGVRVGGRPLLDRVLAACSDARTTVVVADPRPTARPVTWAREDPPGGGPVAALDAGLRHTGAEQVVVLSADLPFLDEGTVRRLLAALRSGGADGALLTDADGRDQPLVAAYRAPALRRELAALTQGRDGLAGLPLRRLTGKLGLTRVPDPVASFDCDTWDDIATARARIREHGHVLDEWISAVKDELGIDLDVDTKLLLDLARDAAHGVARPAAPLTTFLVGYAAAQARGGEGGPEAVVEASRKAAALALRWAEEAAAKSDVAPDATPDTRPDAG, from the coding sequence GTGACCGCGAACGAACCGACGGGCGCGCAAGGCGCCGCCGATGCTGTTCACGACGTCGCGTACGACGCCGTCGTGCTCGCCGGCGGTGCCGCGCGGCGGCTCGGCGGGGTGGACAAACCCGGGGTACGGGTCGGCGGGCGCCCGCTGCTCGACCGGGTGCTCGCCGCCTGCTCCGACGCACGCACCACCGTGGTCGTCGCCGACCCCCGGCCCACCGCGCGGCCGGTGACCTGGGCGCGTGAGGACCCGCCCGGTGGCGGCCCGGTCGCCGCCCTCGACGCCGGGCTCCGGCACACCGGCGCGGAGCAGGTCGTCGTGCTCTCGGCCGACCTGCCGTTCCTCGACGAGGGCACGGTACGGCGGCTGTTGGCCGCCCTGCGCTCCGGCGGGGCCGACGGCGCGCTGCTCACCGACGCCGACGGCCGCGACCAGCCGCTCGTCGCCGCGTACCGCGCGCCCGCGCTGCGCCGCGAACTGGCCGCGCTCACCCAAGGGCGGGACGGCCTCGCCGGCCTCCCCCTGCGCCGGCTGACCGGCAAGCTCGGACTCACCCGCGTCCCCGACCCCGTCGCGTCCTTCGACTGCGACACCTGGGACGACATCGCCACCGCCAGGGCACGCATCAGGGAGCATGGGCACGTGTTGGATGAATGGATTTCCGCAGTCAAGGACGAACTGGGCATCGACCTCGACGTCGACACCAAGCTGCTGCTGGACCTCGCCCGCGACGCCGCCCACGGCGTGGCGCGGCCCGCGGCCCCGCTGACCACCTTCCTCGTCGGGTACGCGGCGGCGCAGGCCAGGGGCGGCGAGGGCGGACCCGAAGCGGTCGTCGAGGCATCCCGCAAGGCCGCCGCCCTCGCCCTGCGCTGGGCCGAAGAGGCCGCCGCCAAGTCCGACGTGGCCCCCGACGCCACCCCCGATACCCGCCCGGACGCCGGATGA
- a CDS encoding dihydrolipoamide acetyltransferase family protein — protein sequence MAQVLEFKLPDLGEGLTEAEIVRWLVEVGDVVAVDQPVVEVETAKAMVDVPCPYAGVVTARFGEEGSELPVGAPLLTVAVGAPASDGLSEDSGAASDKGSGNVLVGYGTSEAPARRRRVRPGESAPAVPVEPVSANGAAAAREVVEGPVPVISPLVRRLARDNGLDLRELHGSGPEGLILRADVEYALRAAQAHGRTPQPSAEPHARVAPTPAPAVSAAVPTAQPPVRSSAPPAGIRTPLKGVRGAVADKLSRSRREIPDATCWVDADATELMRARTAMNAAGGPKISLIALLARITTAALTRFPELNSTVDMEAREIVQFDQVHLGFAAQTERGLVVPVVRDAHARDAESLTAEFARLTEAGRTGTLTPAELTGGTFTLNNYGVFGVDGSTPIINHPEAAMLGVGRIIPKPWVHEGELAVRQLVELSLTFDHRVCDGGTAGGFLRYVADCVEHPAVLLRTL from the coding sequence ATGGCACAGGTGTTGGAGTTCAAGCTCCCCGACCTCGGGGAGGGGCTCACCGAGGCGGAGATCGTCCGCTGGCTGGTGGAGGTCGGTGACGTCGTCGCCGTCGACCAGCCGGTAGTCGAGGTCGAGACGGCCAAGGCGATGGTCGACGTCCCGTGCCCCTACGCCGGAGTGGTCACGGCCCGCTTCGGCGAGGAGGGCTCCGAGCTTCCCGTCGGCGCGCCGCTGCTGACGGTGGCCGTCGGCGCGCCCGCCTCCGACGGTCTGTCCGAGGACTCGGGTGCGGCCTCGGACAAGGGCTCCGGCAATGTCCTCGTCGGCTACGGCACCTCCGAGGCACCGGCCAGGCGCAGAAGGGTGCGCCCGGGGGAGTCGGCACCTGCCGTACCCGTGGAGCCCGTGTCCGCCAACGGCGCCGCTGCCGCTCGGGAGGTGGTCGAGGGGCCCGTGCCGGTCATTTCTCCCCTCGTCCGCCGCCTCGCCCGGGACAACGGCCTGGACCTGAGGGAGCTGCACGGCTCCGGTCCGGAGGGGCTGATCCTGCGGGCCGACGTCGAGTACGCCCTGCGGGCCGCCCAGGCGCACGGGCGCACGCCACAGCCGTCGGCGGAGCCGCACGCGCGCGTGGCGCCCACCCCGGCACCGGCCGTCTCCGCTGCCGTCCCGACCGCGCAGCCCCCCGTCCGTTCTTCCGCCCCTCCCGCCGGCATTCGCACCCCCCTCAAGGGCGTCCGCGGTGCCGTGGCCGACAAGCTCTCCCGCAGCCGGCGGGAGATCCCGGACGCCACCTGCTGGGTGGACGCCGACGCGACGGAGCTCATGCGGGCGCGCACCGCGATGAACGCCGCGGGGGGCCCGAAGATCTCCCTGATCGCTCTGCTGGCCCGCATCACCACCGCCGCCCTGACCCGGTTCCCCGAGCTCAACTCCACGGTCGACATGGAGGCCAGGGAGATCGTCCAGTTCGACCAGGTGCACCTCGGGTTCGCCGCGCAGACCGAGCGAGGGCTCGTCGTCCCGGTCGTCCGGGACGCCCACGCGCGGGACGCGGAGTCGCTGACGGCGGAGTTCGCCCGGCTGACCGAGGCGGGCCGCACGGGCACCCTCACACCGGCGGAACTCACCGGCGGCACCTTCACGTTGAACAACTACGGCGTGTTCGGCGTCGACGGCTCCACCCCGATCATCAACCACCCCGAGGCCGCCATGCTCGGCGTCGGCCGCATCATCCCCAAGCCCTGGGTGCACGAGGGCGAACTGGCGGTGCGGCAGCTCGTCGAGCTCTCGCTCACCTTCGACCACCGGGTCTGCGACGGCGGCACCGCAGGCGGCTTCCTGCGGTACGTGGCGGACTGTGTGGAACACCCGGCGGTGCTGCTGCGCACGCTGTGA